TGGCGTGTGCACCCGCGTGTACACCACCACCCCCAAGAAGCCGAACTCCGCTCTGCGTAAGGTCGCCCGCGTGCGCCTGACCACCGGCATTGAGGTCTCCGCCTACATTCCGGGCGAGGGCCACAACCTGCAGGAGCACTCCATGGTGCTCGTTCGCGGCGGCCGCGTGAAGGACCTCCCGGGTGTCCGTTACAAGATCGTCCGCGGCACCCTCGACACCCAGGGTGTCAAGGACCGCAAGCAGGCCCGTTCCCGCTACGGCGCCAAGAAGGGACAGTAAAGAATGCGTAAGAACCGTGCTCCCCAGCGTCCCGTAGTCAAGGACCCGGTCTACAGCTCTGAGGTTGTGACCCAGCTCGTCAACAAGGTGCTCATCGACGGTAAGAAGTCCACCGCCGAGCGCATCGTCTACGGCGCCCTCGAGGCCTGCCGTGAGAAGACCGGCACCGATCCGGTCGGTACCCTCGAGAAGGCTCTGGGCAACATCCGCCCGGACCTCGAGGTCCGCTCCCGCCGCGTCGGTGGCGCCACCTACCAGGTTCCGGTTGAGGTCCGCCCGGGCCGCTCCAACACCCTGGCACTGCGTTGGCTGGTGACCTTCACCCGTCAGCGTCGTGAAAACACCATGGTCGATCGTCTCGCCAACGAGATCCTGGATGCGTCCAACGGTCTCGGTGCATCCGTGAAGCGCCGCGAGGACGTCCACAAGATGGCAGAGGCCAACCGCGCCTTCGCCCACTACCGCTGGTAGTAGGACAGAAACCACACATGGCCCAGTCGACAGTCGTGTCCGCGACCGCCTCTCACCGGCCCACCGTCATGGTGGCTCGGTCGGGTCGGCCGTGAACCGACTCGTCGGTGGGCCATTGGTGTCTTTCGAGGGTGATACCTCGGGACGGCTCATGACGCGTGATCATTGGGTGCCGCAGGGCCTGATGCGGGGAAGTATTTCTCCCGCTGATGCCGGCGCGGGCAATCAATGGCAGAATTGAACGAGAACTATCCACCGACGACGCCTGAGGCACACCCGCCCCGGACGTCAAAGATCTACAAGTTGGGGTAAGACTGTGGCACAAGAAGTGCTTAAGGACCTGAGCAAGGTCCGCAACATCGGCATCATGGCACACATCGATGCCGGTAAGACCACCACCACCGAGCGCATCCTCTTCTACACCGGCATCAACCGCAAGGTTGGCGAGACCCACGACGGTGCTTCCACCACTGACTGGATGGAGCAGGAGAAGGAGCGTGGCATCACGATCACCTCCGCTGCCGTCACCTGTTTCTGGAACAACAACCAGATCAACATCATCGACACCCCGGGTCACGTCGACTTCACCGTCGAGGTCGAGCGTTCCCTGCGTGTCCTTGATGGCGCTGTCGCCGTCTTCGACGGCAAGGAGGGCGTGGAGCCGCAGTCCGAGCAGGTCTGGCGTCAGGCCGCCAAGTACGACGTGCCGCGTATCTGCTTCGTCAACAAGATGGACAAGCTCGGTGCTGACTTCTACTACACCGTCAGCACCATCATCGACCGCCTCGGTGCGAAGCCGCTGGTCATGCAGCTGCCGATCGGCGCTGAGGATGACTTCGACGGCGTCGTCGACCTGCTCCAGATGAAGGCCCTGATGTGGCCCGGCAAGACCGAGATCGGCACCGAGGCCTCCGTCGAGGAGATCCCGGCCGAGCTGCAGGAGAAGGCCGAGGAGTACCGCGAGAAGCTCCTGGAGACCGTCGCCGAGTCCGACGAGGCTCTCATGGAGAAGTACTTCGGTGGCGAAGAGCTCACCATCGACGAGATCAAGGGCGCGATCCGCAAGATGGTCGTCAACTCGGAGATCTACCCGGTCTACTGCGGTACCGCCTACAAGAACAAGGGCGTTCAGCCCCTGCTCGACGCCGTCATCGACTTCCTGCCGAACCCGCTGGACATCGGCGAGGTCGAAGGCCACGCCGTCGGAGACGACTCCACCGTCCTGGTGCGTAAGCCCTCCGCCGACGAGCCGTTCTCGGCCCTGGCCTTCAAGATTGCCGCGCACCCGTTCTTCGGCAAGCTCACCTACATCCGCGTCTACTCCGGTCGCGCGGTCCCGGGTGACCAGGTGGCCAACTCCACCAAGGGCAAGAAGGAGCGCATCGGCAAGATCTTCCAGATGCACTCCAACAAGGAGAACCCGGTGGAGGAGGCCCGCGCGGGCAACATCTTCGCCGTGATCGGCCTGAAGGACACCACCACCGGTGACACCCTCTGCGCCACCGACAACCAGATCATCCTGGAGTCCATGGACTTCCCGGCCCCGGTCATTCAGGTCGCCATCGAGCCGAAGACCAAGTCCGACCAGGAGAAGCTGGGCACCGCGATCCAGAAACTGGCGGAGGAGGACCCCACCTTCACCGTCACCCAGGACGAGGAGTCCGGCCAGACCGTCATCGGCGGCATGGGCGAGCTCCACCTCGACGTCCTCGTCGACCGCATGCGTCGCGAGTACAAGGTCGAGGCCAACGTCGGCGCTCCGCAGGTCGCCTACCGCGAGACCATCCGCAGGCCCGTCGAGAAGCTCGAGTACACCCACAAGAAGCAGACCGGTGGTTCCGGTCAGTTCGCTAAGGTGATCATCTCCATCGAGCCCTACGCCCCGGGCGAGGACGAGCTGGAGGAGGGCCAGAACCCTCTGTACCACTTCGAGAACGCCGTCACCGGCGGCCGTATCCCGAGGGAGTACATCCCCTCCGTTGACGCTGGTATCCAGGACGCCATGCAGTACGGCTACCTGGCAGGCTTCCCGCTGGTCAACGTCAAGGCCACCCTGCTCGACGGCCAGTACCACGACGTCGACTCCTCGGAAATGGCGTTCAAGATCGCCGGCTCCCAGGCTCTGAAGGAGGCCGTCGCCAAGGCCAAGCCGGTTCTGCTCGAGCCGCTCATGGCCGTGGAGATCACCACCCCGGAGGAGTACATGGGTGACGTCATCGGTGACGTCAACTCCCGCCGTGGCCAGGTCAACGCCATGGAGGACCGTGCCGGCGCCAAGCTGGTCAAGGCTAAGGTTCCGCTGTCCGAGATGTTCGGCTACGTCGGTGACCTGCGCTCCAAGACCCAGGGTCGTGCAAACTACTCCATGGTCTTCGACTCCTACGCTGAGGTTCCCGCCAGCGTTTCCGAGGCGATCATCGCCGAGCGCACCGGCAACTAGTCGGATCTCTCTCCCGTCGGAGCCACTTCCCTGAATGCTTCCCGATGCCCCGTGCCGGCGTCGGGAAGCGGGGTAGTGTGTCCGACATCATGGGAGGGTAGCGGTCGGGCTGAGCAACCACCTTCTTCGAGGTGGCGGCTGAGCCGGCCGTTACCCCCTGTGAGATCCCGGATTCACAGCCGTGTTCGCACGGTCCGGAAACCCGGGCTGCGGTTTGAAAAAACAGCGGTAGAAATCTAGGATCGTGTAACTGGCACATTGTGAAATCGTTATTGACGCCGACCTGTCACAGGGTCGGATGGTGATGACGACTGTCAACCAACGTGGCTGCGAACGTCGTAGCCACCATGAAGTCCAGGAGGACATACAGTGGCAAAGGCCAAGTTCGAGCGTAAGAAGCCCCACGTCAACATCGGTACCATCGGTCACGTCGACCACGGCAAGACCACCACCACGGCCGCCATCACCAAGGTCCTGGCTGACGCGTACCCGGATGAGAACGAAGCTTTCGCTTTCGACGCCATCGACAAGGCGCCGGAGGAGAAGGAGCGTGGCATCACGATCAACATCTCCCACGTCGAGTACAACACCCCGAAGCGCCACTACGCGCACGTCGATGCCCCGGGCCACGCCGACTACATCAAGAACATGATCACCGGTGCTGCTCAGATGGACGGTGCCATTCTCGTCGTCGCCGCCACCGATGGCCCGATGCCGCAGACCCGTGAGCACGTGCTCCTGGCCCGCCAGGTTGGCGTTCCCTACATCCTCGTCGCCCTGAACAAGTGCGACATGGTTGACGATGAGGAAATCATCGAGCTCGTCGAGATGGAGGTCCGCGAGCTTCTGGCTGAGCAGGACTACGACGAGGACGCCCCGATCGTCCACATCTCCGCTCTGGGCGCCCTGAACGGCGAGCAGAAGTGGGTCGACTCCGTCCTGGAGCTCATGCAGGCCTGCGACGACTCCGTCCCGGACCCGATCCGCGACACCGACAAGCCGTTCCTGATGCCGGTCGAGGACATCTTCACCATCACCGGTCGTGGCACCGTCGTCACCGGTCGTGTCGAGCGTGGCTCCCTCAAGGTGAACGAGGAAGTCGAGATCATCGGCATCAAGGAGAAGGCCACGTCCACCATCGTGACCGGTATCGAGATGTTCCGTAAGCTCCTCGACTACACCGAGGCCGGCGACAACTGTGGTCTGCTGCTCCGCGGCATCAAGCGCGAGGACGTTGAGCGCGGCCAGGTCATCATCAAGCCGGGCGCTTACACCCCGCACACCGAGTTCGAGGGTTCCGTCTACATCCTGTCCAAGGATGAGGGCGGCCGTCACACCCCGTTCTTCGACAACTACCGCCCGCAGTTCTACTTCCGCACCACCGACGTCACCGGCGTCGTGAAGCTGCCGGAGGGCGTCGAGATGGTCATGCCGGGCGACAACGTCGACATGACCGTCACCCTGATCCAGCCGGTCGCCATGGATGAGGGCCTGCGCTTCGCTATCCGCGAGGGCTCCCGCACCGTCGGCGCTGGCCGCGTCACCAAGATCCTGAAGTAATACACTTCACGTATCTGATCTGAAAGGGCCCGGAGGAATTTTCCTCCGGGCTCTTTTGGTATTTGGGTTTCTGCGGGTATCTTCTTTCTCATGCTCAGAACCATCCTCGGCAGTAAGATCCACCGCGCCACGGTCACCCAGGCGGACCTCAACTACGTGGGTTCCGTCACGGTCGACGCCGACCTGCTCGCAGCAGCCGGCCTCATCGAGGGGGAGAAGGTCGCGATCGTCGACGTCACCAACGGCGCCCGCCTGGAGACCTACGTCATCACCGGCCGCCCCGGCACCGGCGAGATCTGCATCAACGGTGCAGCGGCGCACCTGATCCACCCGGGGGACATCGTCATCCTCATCTCCTACCTGCAGGCCACCCTCGACGAGGCCCTCGAGTATGAGCCGCGCATCGTCCACGTCGACGAGAACAACCGCATCGTGGCACTGGGCAACGACATCGCCGAGGCTGTCCCGGGCTCCAATACCGTCTCCGCCCGGAACATCTAGCCGCCGTGCAGGACCCCATGCGCATACCGGGCGTACTCGACGCCGTCCGCCGTGCGTGGGAGGGGCAGCCCGAGCTCTCCCTGCCGACGCTTTTCGGGATCCTGGCCAACCAGGGAGTCGGTTGGGGCGCCTCCGACGAGGATCTGCTCCGCGCCCTGTCCACGACCGAGCGCACCCATCCCGGAACGCTCCCGCTTGTCGACGCCCGCGTCACCTCCCGCTACCTCCTCCTCACCGAGTCCCCCGAGCACCGCGTGATGGTGGACCCGTGGCGGGTCATCGTCCGTCGCCCCGGTGTCTCCGCGCAGCCCGGGGTGTGGGACTACGCCACGATCCGTCCGGCCTTCGTCGGTTCCCCGCTGGTGATCACCTCCGCGGAGGGGATCGATCACCGCCTGGGGGTGCTCGCGCGCATCTCGCTTCTCGACGCCTCCCCGGATCCCGGCATCGCCGATCTCACCGGCATCCGGCGCCGCGATCTGGGGGACGCGGTGTATCTGGTGACCCTCAGGGACGGGGACACCGTCGTCCTCTCCCACGGTTTCGACCGTTTCACAGCGGGCCGGCGCAGCCTGGACCACGAGGCCCGCCCGTGGGACTCGCTCGTGGCCTGCAGCCCGGGGCAGCCGCTGGTGGTGCGGAGCCCCGGTGGTGGGCGAGCACTGGAGTACGCGGAGGTCCGGGACATTCTCCTTCTGGAGGACGAACCCCTCAGCGAGTGAACGCACCTCCCCGGTGGCGGCGGTCAGCGCTCGACGGGGAACAGGTGGAGTTTGAAGATGGTGTCGACATCAATGCCCGGCGTGGCCGCGCGGAACTGTCTTTCGGTCCGGCTGAGTGCACTCCGCAGGGCAGGGACGTCCGCATCGGCGCGGGCCCGGACGGTGAGGGTCATCGTCGGCCTGTCCCAGGAATCCGCGACGTTGGCGTGGACTGCGTCGACCCGGGGAAGCTCCTCCACCTCCCTGGCAATGGCGTCGGCGAGGGTGGCCAGGTCGAGTTCGATGGTGCCGCGGTCGTCGGACGTGGGGGAGACGACCCGGTTGATCCGGTATCGGCGCAGGTTGAGGGCGATGAGAAATCCGCCGATGACCGCGCTCACCAGGAGGATGCCGACGAGTGCGAGGTCGAACCAGACCTGCTCGGGGGCGGCACGCCAGGCGGGGAAATCGATCAGGTCCGCAAGGTTCTGGGCGAAGGGGACATTGAGGAATAGCCCGATGACCCAGGCCCCGCCGGCGAGTGCGAGCAATCCGGTGATGAGGACGACGGTGCGGTCAAAGAGTGCGATCCGGTTGTTCATCGGTTGGCCTCCTCCAGTGGGCGCCGGCGGACCCGCAGGTTGAGGTCGAGCCCCAGGTCCGCCAGCAGGGGCGTGAGGGTGGCGTCGACGGCGGGGGAGAGATCGGCGTCCCCGAACCCGGTGGTGATGCTGACGGTGGCGCTGCGGCCGGAGACGTGGCTGGCGGCCGTGGCCACACCGGGCACGGCGAGGGCGGCGCCGGAGAGCATCCGGGCGATGTCGACGGGACGCATCCAGACGGATGCCTCGGAGGCGACGGCACGGTGGGTCCGTGTGCGGGGACGGACAGCGACCCACACCAGGAAGCCGCCGAGAAGCAGGGCGCCCAGGCCGGCGGGAAGCATCCAGGGTTGGAAGGTGGCGTTGCCGATGGTCATGACGATCGGATTCACCCAGCTCTCCCAGTGGATCGACCGGGAGTTACGCAGCCACAGCTCCCGGGCGCAGACGACCGCCACGGCCAGCAGGATCAGCCCCAGGAACACCGCAGCGTAGCGGGCCCAGGGGTTCGCACGTGGGGGGCGGCGGTCAGCGGACACGGTTCCCCCTCACGGTGATCGGCCGCAGCGGCACCGGCGGTCGGGTGTGGGGCGGCCGGACCGGGGTCGGGTGGACGGTGACAGGGCGGAGGCGGGGTCGGGTGGGGTGGGCGTCGAGAAGCTCGGCCGGGACGGGACGCCCGCGGACGACGGGACCGACCACCACGTTGACGTGGGTGGCGGCGAGGCCGGTGTAGTCGCGGACCCAGTCGGCGATGGTGGTGCGCACCGTCAGGGCGACGGTGGTCACGGGCGAAGGCCAGGCGACGGCTATGAAGGCCTCGATGCTGCAGGTGCGGGAGGTGTCGTCGACGATGACGTCGAAACGCGGGTAGGTCCTGCCGGCGGGGCGTTCGAGACTGCGGCCGAGTTCGATGGTGCCGGGTACCGACGCGGCGGCGGCGGCCACGATGCGGGAAACCGCCCGGTCGCTGATTTTCACTCCCATTCAGCCCCGACCCCCGAGGTTGCGGAAGAGGGTGCGCAGATCGATGCGCCGGTCCAGGTGTGCGCCGATGAGGCCGCCGACAGCGCCGAAGACGAGCGCGTAGAGCAACCCCGCCCAACCGCCGAGGATGACGGCGAAGGCCAGTGCCAGCCCGATCAGGGCGCCGGTGAGTGTGTGCCTGCTCATGAGGGTCCTCCGGTGGCCTCGTCGAAGTGGACGTCGACGGGGACGTCCAGAGAATGCTTCACCACGCCGCGCACCATCGCCGCGATCTCCGCCAGTGGTCGCGGGTGGTCCAGGTCGACGACGAGGTGCACTTCGAGGGCCGAGGGGGTGCGGCGCAGGCCGTTGACGCGGTGCCGGGGGTAGAGCAGGGCGATGTCGCCGTACCTGCCGGCATGCAGGCCCGCGACCCCGGGGAGGGCGCGGATCCCGGCGGACAGCCGGTCGGCGACGGCACGGTCGACCGGGTCGGCGCTACTGAACGCGCGGGGCGTGGTCGGGCTGCTGGGCATCGGGATCCTCTTCGGGGCCGAAATCGAGGTGGACGTCGTGGACGAGGACATTGACCTCGGTGACCTCGAGGCCGGTCATCCGCTCTATCGCGGTGATGACGTTGCGGCGGATCGCCTCCGCGAGCTCATGGATGGCCACCCCGAATTCGGCGACGATGGTCACGTCCACCACAGCCTGGTGTTCACCCACCTCGACGTGGACCCCCGGCTGGCTGAGGGTGGGGGAGCCGGCGAAGGAATCGCGGAGGGCGCCGACCACGCGGGCCGTTCCCCCGCCCAGCGAGTGCACACCCGAAACCTCCCGGGTGGCCAGGCCGGCGATCTTGCTCACGACGATGTCCTCGATCCGGGTGATCCCCCGGGAGGCGGGGGCTCCGGTGGATCCGGCGACTCCGGTGGTCCCGGTGGCTCCGGTAGGGACGGCAGGGGTCGTGCCTGGCGTCAGGTTCTGCTCCGACATGATGTGGCTCCTACAACAATGAGGATGCTTGCGTGATGCCCATAGTAGTTCAGCCGGCGGATTGTGTTTCGGGTGTGTGACATGGTTTAATACGTAGGTTGCTTTAACACGACGTTTGCCCGGGCATAGCCATGTGGTCATCGTCGCTGGTGAGGCGAACATGACACCTTCGTCAGACAGTCCTGCTGGACCGGCTGGGAAGGCTCTGCAATCGGGTCAAAGTCGCCTTCACAGGTTGGACACACCCGAGCGTGGAACCGGAGAAGGGGCATGGCAAATAAACAGCGGCAGTACGCAAGGGCCCACGCTTATCGCGAGATAACTGATCCCTTCCTAACTTGACACACGGGTCTTGTACCCCGTCAGGAGCACTACCGGGTGTTGTTTGTTCATCGCCCCGGAAACCTCCCGGCCAGTCATGGCAGTCAGGAACTGGCGTTGTGCCCAGGCCCATTGCCCGGACAACGTTATAGAGAAATCGAAAAGCGAATTCCCACCGCTCCATCACGGATGTGGGACAAGCGAGGAAGAGGATAAGCGTGGCCGGACAAAAAATCCGCATTCGGCTTAAGGCCTACGACCACGAGGCGATCGACGCATCCGCTAAGAAGATCGTCGAGACTGTCACCCGTACGGGTGCCCGCGTCGTTGGACCTGTGCCTTTGCCCACCGAGAAGAACGTGTACGCCGTTATTCGTTCTCCCCACAAGTACAAGGATTCTCGCGAGCACTTCGAGATGCGCACTCATAAGCGCCTCATCGACATCCTCGACCCGACGCCGAAGACGGTTGACGCGCTCATGCGCATCGACCTTCCGGCCAGCGTCGACGTGAACATCCAGTGATCGACGAAATACTTGGCAGCGGAGAATAAATAATGAGTGAATACGAGATCAAGGGCATTCTGGGCACCAAGCTCGGCATGACCCAGATCTTCGACGAGGACAACCGGGTCATCCCGGTCACCGTCGTCGAAGCTGGGCCGTGCGTGGTGACCCAGATTCGCACCAAGGAAACCGATGGCTACACCGCCATCCAGATTGCCTACGGCGAGATCGACCCGCGCAAGGCCACCAAGCCTGCCGCAGGTCACTACAAGAAGGCCGGCGTCACCCCGCGCCGCCACGTGGCTGAGATCCGCGTGGATGACGTTTCCGGTTACGAAATCGGCCAGGACATCACCGTCGAGATCTTCGACGGCGTCCAGTTCGTCGACGTCACCGGTCAGTCCAAGGGTAAGGGTTTCGCCGGCGGCATGAAGCGACACGGCTTCAAGGGCCAGGGTGCCTCCCACGGTAACCAGGCTGCACACCGCCGCGTCGGTGGCATCGGTGCCGCCGCGACCCCGGGTCGCATCTTCAAGGGCAAGAAGATGGCCGGCCGCATGGGTAATGACCGCGTCACCACCCAGAACCTCAAGGTTCAGAAGATTGACGCTGATGCCAACCTGCTGCTCATCAAGGGAGCAATCCCGGGCAACCGTGGTGGCATCGTCACCGTTAAGACCGCAGTGAAGGGCGGTGCTCACGCATGACCAATCTGAAGCTCGACGTCCAGACCGCTGACGGTAAGACCGACGGCCAGGTTGAGCTGCCGGCTGAGATCTTCGACCGCGAGGTGTCCATCGCTCTGATGCACCAGGTCGTCAACGCCCAGCTCGCAGGCGCCCGTCAGGGCACCCACTCCACCAAGACCCGTGCAGAGGTCGCCGGCGGTGGCCGCAAGCCGTACCGCCAGAAGGGAACCGGCCGCGCCCGTCAGGGCTCGATCCGTGCTCCGCACTTCTCCGGTGGTGGCATCGCACACGGCCCCAAGCCGCGCGACTACAGCCAGCGCACCCCCAAGAAGATGAAGGCCGCCGCACTCGCAGGCGCGCTGTCCGACCGCGCTCGTAACGCACGTATCCACGTGATCACCGAGCTCGTTCCGGGCCAGTCCCCGTCGACCAAGTCGGCACGCACCTTCATCGAGCGCCTCACCGGCCGCAAGTCGGTTCTGCTCGTCGTCGGCCGCGAGGACCTCAACGCCCGCCGCAGCGCCAGCAACCTGCCCGGAGTCCACGTCCTGGACGCCGGACAGCTGAACACCTACGACGTTCTCAAGTCGGACGATGTCGTGTTCTCCGTTGAGGCCCTGCACGCCTTCATCAACCGCACCACCGGTGTGGACCAGGAGGAGAACTAATGGCCAAGATCGCTAACCCGCGCGATATCATCATCGCTCCGGTTGTCTCGGAGAAGTCGTACGGTCTGATGGAGCAGAACGTGTACACGTTCCTCGTCAACCCGGCCTCCAACAAGACCCAGATCAAGATTGCCGTGGAGCAGGTCTTCGGCGTCAAGGTGTCCTCCGTGAACACCGCTAACCGCGACGGTAAGCGCAAGCGCACCCGCACCGGTTACGGCCAGCGCAAGGACACCAAGCGCGCCTACGTCACGCTCCGCAAGGGCAGCGACTCCATCGACATCTTCGGCGGCTCCGCCTCCTAAGGGTCGAGAGAAAAGGACACATTATGGCTATTCGTAAATACAAGCCGACAACTCCGGGTCGCCGTCAGAGCTCCGTCTCCATGTTCGACGAGATCACTCGTTCGACCCCGGAGAAGTCTCTGCTGCGCCCGATCCACAAGACCGGCGGCCGTAACACCCACGGTCACATCACCACCCGTCACAAGGGTGGCGGTCACAAGCGTCGCTTCCGCGTCATCGACTTCCGTCGTAACGACAAGGACGGCGTGCTGGCCAAGGTCGCTCACATCGAGTACGACCCGAACCGCACCGCGAACATCGCACTGCTCCACTACTTCGACGGCGAGAAGCGTTACATCCTCGCTCCGAAGGGCATCAAGCAGGGCACCGTCGTGGAGTCCGGCCCCAACGCCGACATCAAGGTCGGCAACAACCTGCCGCTGCGCAACATCCCGACCGGTACGACCATCCACAACGTCGAGCTGAAGCCGGGCGCCGGCGCCAAGCTCGCGCGTTCCGCTGGTTCGTCCATCCAGCTGCTGGGTAAGGAAGGCAACTACGCAATTCTGCGTATGCCGTCCACCGAGATCCGCCGCGTTGACATCAGCTGCCGCGCCACTGTCGGCGAGGTCGGCAACGCCGAGCAGATCAACATCCGCTGGGGCAAGGCCGGCCGTATGCGCTGGAAGGGCGTCCGCCCGACCGTCCGTGGTGTCGTGATGAACCCGGTCGACCACCCGCACGGTGGTGGCGAGGGTAAGACCTCGGGTGGTCGCCACCCGGTGTCGCCGTGGGGCCAGAAGGAAGGCCGCACCCGCAACCCGAACCGTTATTCCAACAACCAGATCGTGCGTCGCCGCCGGTCCAACAAGAAGCGCTAAGAGGAGGTAAAACGATATGCCACGCAGCCTTAAGAAGGGCCCGTTCGTCGATGAGCACCTCCTCAACAAGGTGGATGCTCAGAACGAGGCCGGAACCAAGCAGGTCATCAAGACCTGGTCCCGCCGTTCCACCATTCTCCCCGATTTCATCGGCCACACTTTCGCCGTCCACGACGGTCGCAAGCACGTACCGGTGTTCGTGGATGACTCCATGGTCGGCCACAAGCTCGGCGAGTTCGCAGCCACCAAGACCTTCAAGGGTCACATCAAGGACGACAAGAAGGGACGTCGATAGCGATGAGTGAGACCATCACCTCCGCACGCGCGACGGCCAAGTACGTCCGCACTTCCTCGCAGAAGGCTGGCCGTGTCCTGGACCTCGTCCGTGGCAAGTCTGTCGCCGAGGCACTCGCGATCCTGAAGTACGCTCCGCAGGATGCATCCAAGGCCATCGCCAAGGTTGTCGCCTCCGCAGCGGCCAACGCCGAGAACAACTTCGGCCTGGACCCGCGCACCCTGGTCATCTCCGAGGCATACGCCAACGAGGGTCCGACCATGAAGCGTTTCCAGCCGCGAGCTCAGGGCCGTGCTTTCCACATCCGCAAGCGTTCGAGCCACATCACTGTCGTGGTCGAGAGCCAGAAGGAAGGGGCCAAGTAAGTGGGCCAGAAGATTCATCCTCACGGCCTCCGGCTGGGCATCACTTCCGACTGGAAGTCCCACTGGTTCGCCGAGCAGAACTACGCTGACTATGTCGCTGAGG
This sequence is a window from Corynebacterium comes. Protein-coding genes within it:
- the rplD gene encoding 50S ribosomal protein L4 is translated as MTNLKLDVQTADGKTDGQVELPAEIFDREVSIALMHQVVNAQLAGARQGTHSTKTRAEVAGGGRKPYRQKGTGRARQGSIRAPHFSGGGIAHGPKPRDYSQRTPKKMKAAALAGALSDRARNARIHVITELVPGQSPSTKSARTFIERLTGRKSVLLVVGREDLNARRSASNLPGVHVLDAGQLNTYDVLKSDDVVFSVEALHAFINRTTGVDQEEN
- the rplW gene encoding 50S ribosomal protein L23, whose amino-acid sequence is MAKIANPRDIIIAPVVSEKSYGLMEQNVYTFLVNPASNKTQIKIAVEQVFGVKVSSVNTANRDGKRKRTRTGYGQRKDTKRAYVTLRKGSDSIDIFGGSAS
- the rplB gene encoding 50S ribosomal protein L2 → MAIRKYKPTTPGRRQSSVSMFDEITRSTPEKSLLRPIHKTGGRNTHGHITTRHKGGGHKRRFRVIDFRRNDKDGVLAKVAHIEYDPNRTANIALLHYFDGEKRYILAPKGIKQGTVVESGPNADIKVGNNLPLRNIPTGTTIHNVELKPGAGAKLARSAGSSIQLLGKEGNYAILRMPSTEIRRVDISCRATVGEVGNAEQINIRWGKAGRMRWKGVRPTVRGVVMNPVDHPHGGGEGKTSGGRHPVSPWGQKEGRTRNPNRYSNNQIVRRRRSNKKR
- the rpsS gene encoding 30S ribosomal protein S19 — translated: MPRSLKKGPFVDEHLLNKVDAQNEAGTKQVIKTWSRRSTILPDFIGHTFAVHDGRKHVPVFVDDSMVGHKLGEFAATKTFKGHIKDDKKGRR
- the rplV gene encoding 50S ribosomal protein L22, with translation MSETITSARATAKYVRTSSQKAGRVLDLVRGKSVAEALAILKYAPQDASKAIAKVVASAAANAENNFGLDPRTLVISEAYANEGPTMKRFQPRAQGRAFHIRKRSSHITVVVESQKEGAK